A genomic segment from Oncorhynchus keta strain PuntledgeMale-10-30-2019 chromosome 7, Oket_V2, whole genome shotgun sequence encodes:
- the LOC118371852 gene encoding slit homolog 1 protein-like: MDPSHWFIFIMYVITFTFKKITACYDGCSCLTDIKYINCSGGNLTTPLRNVPHNTEYLDLSRNLLTVVQAGSFGTLWSLRVLLLKENNLSHVDDGGFSSLQGLRRLDLSRNHLSALGPGFSLGLESLTELLLDHNHLTVLESGTFHSLDSLQKLDLSSNLISTVKPRALGYLTGLRQLHLEGNHLTSLGSGLFSTLRSLEVLGLRGNLISSTEPGVFAPMSSLTLLDLALNRLSTLGYRTLLSIHTPSLHVLLEGNPWHCDCDLQRVFRKLSSIHRVFLDDYQELRCSQPTELQGRSMGEVDDELCVGETVTVLILTVTVVITVVAAIIMAEKNKKNSVAKNWEESVGLDTYCDNYN; this comes from the coding sequence ATGGATCCATCCCATTGGTTCATATTCATCATGTATGTTATCACTTTTACATTCAAGAAAATTACTGCATGCTATGACGGGTGCAGCTGCCTCACAGATATAAAATATATCAACTGTTCGGGTGGGAATCTTACCACTCCTCTTAGGAATGTCCCCCACAACACAGAGTACCTGGACCTGTCCAGAAACCTGTTGACAGTGGTCCAAGCAGGTTCATTTGGGACCCTGTGGAGCCTGAGGGTGCTCCTTTTAAAAGAGAACAACCTCAGCCATGTAGATGACGGAggtttctcctccctccaggggCTGAGGAGGCTGGACCTGAGCCGTAACCACCTTTCTGCCCTGGGGCCTGGCTTCTCCCTGGGCCTTGAATCCCTAACCGAGCTCCTGCTGGATCACAACCATCTCACCGTCCTGGAGAGTGGGACCTTCCACAGCCTGGATAGCCTCCAGAAGCTGGACCTGAGCAGCAACCTAATCTCCACAGTTAAGCCCAGAGCCCTGGGTTACCTGACTGGCCTGCGCCAGCTCCACCTGGAGGGGAACCATCTAACCTCCCTGGGTTCAGGCCTCTTCTCCACACTGCGCTCCCTGGAGGTGCTGGGCCTTCGGGGGAACTTGATCAGCTCCACTGAGCCAGGAGTCTTCGCCCCTATGTCTTCCCTAACTCTGCTGGACCTGGCCCTCAACCGTCTAAGCACCTTGGGCTACAGGACCCTGTTGAGCATCCACACGCCCAGCCTCCATGTCCTGTTGGAGGGCAACCCCTGGCACTGTGATTGCGACCTGCAGAGGGTGTTCAGGAAGTTGTCCAGCATCCACAGGGTCTTCCTGGATGACTACCAGGAGCTGAGGTGCAGCCAGCCTACCGAGCTACAGGGCAGGTCTATGGGAGAAGTGGATGATGAGCTGTGTGTCGGAGAGACTGTGACAGTGCTCATTCTGACGGTCACCGTGGTGATCACCGTGGTAGCTGCCATTATCATGGCGGAGAAGAACAAGAAGAATAGCGTGGCTAAGAACTGGGAGGAGAGCGTGGGGTTGGACACCTACTGTGACAATTACAATTAA
- the LOC127931281 gene encoding taste receptor type 2 member 60, with protein MLKMDDLVFAAISGPISFSAIVLNVVFSFCLLCPPSVQGVNLQQPLKVLLVSMVFFSFLHQTTIMFFVCQVAITPFVYGLYLTLKQLFYFTNVVNLSSVTWLSILYYVNIVPNNGQLFSWIKRHIKNVVYFGLVADRGIVLTAGVLDYVSTLRPEEQPLNSSSSFNVTAELSSDRDVFFYLGKICTVIYSFHLLISFGTMILSWSSTYIYLRRHMKRMEESSSPFSQPQFQSQMRVTVTGLVQAALFFPYCLLIITLVVTHSLPGYNDFDPNDNIQTTVSSLFGLCSSVCLGFSQSVFRQRVVSLLEGVFKQCNNLNV; from the coding sequence ATGTTGAAGATGGATGACCTTGTCTTCGCAGCAATAAGTGGACCCATTTCTTTTTCTGCTATAGTACTGAACGTAGTTTTCTCTTTTTGTCTCCTATGTCCTCCAAGTGTGCAGGGGGTGAACCTTCAGCAGCCTCTAAAAGTCCTCCTGGTTTCTATGGTGTTTTTCAGTTTTTTACACCAAACAACGATAATGTTCTTTGTTTGTCAAGTTGCAATCACTCCTTTTGTCTATGGACTTTATTTGACCCTGAAGCAATTATTCTACTTCACCAATGTGGTCAACCTGTCTTCAGTGACCTGGCTCAGCATCCTCTACTACGTCAACATTGTGCCTAACAACGGACAACTTTTCAGCTGGATAAAGAGACACATCAAGAATGTGGTGTACTTTGGTCTGGTTGCAGACCGGGGTATTGTTCTAACTGCAGGGGTATTGGACTATGTGTCTACACTCAGGCCAGAAGAACAACCCTTGAATTCATCGTCCTCTTTCAACGTCACTGCAGAATTAAGCAGTGATAGGGATGTATTTTTCTATCTGGGGAAAATATGCACTGTAATATATTCatttcatctcctcatctcttttGGGACTATGATTCTGTCTTGGAGCAGCACTTACATTTACCTGCGAAGGCacatgaagaggatggaggagagtagCAGTCCTTTCTCCCAGCCCCAGTTTCAAAGCCAGATGAGGGTCACTGTAACAGGTTTAGTCCAGGCAGCGCTGTTTTTCCCCTACTGTCTGTTAATAATTACTCTGGTAGTTACGCACAGTCTGCCAGGTTATAATGACTTTGATCCCAATGATAACATCCAGACTACAGTTTCCTCGCTGTTTGGCCTGTGCAGCTCTGTGTGCCTGGGATTCTCTCAATCTGTCTTCAGACAGAGGGTGGTATCTCTCTTAGAGGGAGTTTTCAAGCAATGTAATAACCTAAATGTGtaa